Proteins co-encoded in one Arachis hypogaea cultivar Tifrunner chromosome 13, arahy.Tifrunner.gnm2.J5K5, whole genome shotgun sequence genomic window:
- the LOC112783244 gene encoding uncharacterized protein — MSPKTAKRRASRKYSGARRKHVLKEGLGGRDMQGENSGSGPELGGPRTSRQHGPGRQNTTNATNGAEDHVPDPTAVEQDSEYEKPYEYESEVFNSPVSSGDEGTTAYDTFDEDTKYGEVQFKVGQLFPTMESFKKALKDYFVHEDKDVLYIKNEKLRVRAACVKTLYNEHNCGRDFGSNLADRAWVTDKLVKKLFTEPDLKLGAARDHIIDEYNVKVNIRMVARALKVAREVVIGSEKAQYGKTRDYLMELHRSNPGSTALMEVIPQPESLPLFDRLYISLDTCKKGFKEGCRPLIGLDGCFLKGRYGGQLLSAVGQDANNHFYVIAYAVVPNECKETWKWFLTLLKEDLGEDLELAMKDVNSTAHHRNCVLHIWKNFIKHFKDEQTKQMVWECSHCTTIQEFRSAMEKLKKLNEGAWEYLQRFDPGVWCKAYFSHGPKVDNITNNMCEVWNAKIFEYRKKLILSMCEDLRCYIMRKRAMHKKRLEHHTGILAPVQQKKLDQFIKPKSTKWRATWAGDSDRVLFKVHMQRHKVGVNLQSKTCTCNVWQLTGMPCRHAVAAMAKMGLKAEDFVHKWLTMDAIKSGYSVCINPVNSEEYWNPTDSPQPLPPLIKKAAHRPKMKRKVNSVETEMNSHKAKKSFEVTCNRCGQKGHYYKTCSNPPKDPN, encoded by the exons ATGTCTCCTAAAACAGCTAAGAGAAGGGCTAGTAGGAAATACTCTGGAGCTAGGAGAAAACATGTGCTAAAGGAGGGGCTTGGTGGGCGAGATATGCAGGGGGAGAACAGTGGGTCTGGGCCAGAGCTGGGAGGCCCAAGAACCTCCAGACAACATGGGCCTGGGAGGCAGAATACAACAAATGCTACTAATGGAGCTGAAGACCATGTACCAGACCCAACTGCAGTAGAGCAAGATAGTGAGTATGAGAAACCTTATGAGTATGAAAGTGAAGTGTTCAACAGTCCAGTTTCATCTGGAGATGAGGGTACTACAGCCTATGATACTTTTGATGAGGACACTAAATATGGTGAGGTCCAGTTTAAGGTTGGACAGTTGTTCCCCACCATGGAGTCATTCAAGAAGGCTCTGAAAGATTATTTTGTACACGAGGATAAAGATGTTTTATACATTAAGAATGAGAAGTTGAGGGTGAGAGCAGCTTGT GTCAAAACCCTTTACAATGAACACAACTGTGGAAGAGATTTTGGTAGCAACTTGGCTGACAGAGCATGGGTCACTGATAAGTTAGTTAAGAAGCTCTTCACAGAGCCTGACCTGAAGCTAGGTGCAGCCAGGGATCATATCATAGATGAATACAATGTGAAGGTGAACATTAGAATGGTAGCTAGAGCATTGAAGGTTGCGAGAGAGGTTGTCATTGGGAGTGAAAAGGCACAATATGGAAAGACACGGGATTACTTGATGGAATTGCACAGAAGTAACCCCGGATCAACCGCGTTGATGGAAGTAATTCCCCAACCTGAATCTCTGCCACTATTCGATAGGTTATACATTAGTTTGGATACCTGCAAGAAGGGGTTTAAGGAGGGATGTAGGCCACTAATAGGGTTGGATGGCTGCTTCTTGAAGGGACGTTATGGTGGCCAGCTTCTTAGTGCGGTGGGCCAGGACGCAAATAACCACTTCTATGTCATTGCATATGCAGTGGTCCCAAATGAATGCAAAGAGACATGGAAGTGGTTCTTAACTTTATTGAAAGAAGACTTGGGTGAA GATTTGGAACTAGCAATGAAGGATGTCAACTCTACTGCCCATCACCGAAACTGTGTTCTTCATATTTGGAAGAACTTCATAAAACATTTCAAAGATGAACAAACAAAGCAGATGGTATGGGAGTGCTCTCATTGTACAACAATTCAAGAATTCAGAAGTGCAATGGAGAAATTGAAGAAACTGAATGAGGGAGCCTGGGAGTATTTGCAGAGGTTTGACCCGGGTGTGTGGTGCAAGGCCTACTTCAGCCATGGGCCCAAAGTTGATAACATAACGAACAATATGTGCGAGGTGTGGAACGCCAAAATTTTTGAATACAGGAAGAAGCTAATTCTATCAATGTGTGAAGACTTGAGGTGTTACatcatgagaaaaagggctatgcacaagaagagactggagcaccacaCTGGTATATTGGCCCCTGTGCAGCAGAAGAAGCTTGATCAGTTTATCAAGCCCAAGAGTACCAAGTGGAGAGCAACCTGGGCTGGTGATTCTGATAGAGTACTGTTTAAGGTTCATATGCAAAGGCACAAAGTTGGAGTAAACTTACAAAGCAAGACATGTACTTGCAATGTGTGGCAGCTAACTG GCATGCCTTGCAGACATGCGGTTGCAGCCATGGCTAAGATGGGGTTGAAGGCAGAGGACTTTGTGCATAAATGGCTCACTATGGATGCTATCAAATCAGGCTACTCTGTCTGCATTAATCCAGTTAACAGTGAAGAATACTGGAATCCAACTGATTCACCACAGCCACTACCTCCCCTAATTAAGAAAGCTGCACATCGTCCAAAGATGAAGAGAAAAGTTAATTCTGTGGAGACAGAGATGAATTCCCACAAGgccaaaaagtcattcgaagtGACTTGTAACAGGTGTGGCCAAAAGGGTCATTACTATAAAACATGCTCCAACCCACCCAAAGATCCAAATTGA
- the LOC112791908 gene encoding UDP-galactose/UDP-glucose transporter 3 isoform X1, producing MHRDPTPLPPFFSSLPAPGLENSEERKIKNPSPSSPPPFSGSQRRRRFRVLSAAAVPRSSAPPLLPLPRVWNPVARHVFFIFAGFSAQNPEPCFRSTHISWHSFIIIIKVHKPQNAVVSFMEAHGSGLRRLLVLGFCVAGIWSAYIYQGVLQETLSTKRFGPNGERFEHLAFLNLAQNVICLIWSYIMIKIWPSGSSGGAPWWSYWSCGITNTIGPAMGIEALKYISYPAQVLAKSSKMIPVMLMGTIVYGIRYTFPEYVCTFLVAGGVSTFALLKTSSKTMSKLAHPNAPLGYGLCFLNLTFDGFTNATQDSLKARYPKTSAWNIMLGMNLWGTIYNMIYMFGWPSGSGFEAVRFCKQHPEAAWDILLFCCCGAVGQNFIFLTISRFGSLANTTITTTRKFVSIVVSSLLSGNPLSTKQWGCVFMVFTGLSYQIYLKWQKLQRLQKRKAT from the exons ATGCATCGAGACCCAACCCCTCTCCCCCCTTTCTTCTCGTCACTCCCTGCCCCTGGACTGGAGAACTCTGAAGAAcggaaaataaaaaatcctagccCTTCATCGCCACCGCCGTTCTCGGGTTCTCAGCGCCGCCGCCGTTTTCGGGTTCTCAGCGCCGCCGCCGTCCCCAGGTCCTCAGCGCCGCCGCTTCTCCCTCTTCCCCGTGTTTGGAACCCAGTAGCTCGGCACGTCTTCTTCATCTTCGCTGGCTTCTCGGCACAGAACCCAG AACCTTGCTTCCGAAGCACACACATATCGTGgcattcattcatcatcataattAAAGTACATAAACCTCAAAACGCCGTCGTTTCATTCATGGAGGCTCACGGATCCGGTCTCCGCCGCCTCCTGGTTCTGGGGTTCTGTGTCGCCGGCATCTGGTCTGCCTACATCTACCAAGGCGTTCTTCAGGAAACTCT ATCCACAAAGCGGTTCGGTCCAAATGGCGAGAGGTTTGAGCACCTTGCATTTCTGAACTTGGCGCAGAATGTGATTTGTTTGATATGGTCTTACATAA tgATTAAGATATGGCCAAGTGGGAGTAGTGGTGGTGCACCTTGGTGGTCTTACTGGAGTTGTGGAATTACCAACACTATTGGTCCAGCGATGGGAATTGAAGCACTCAAGTATATTAGTTACCCGGCTCAG GTACTGGCAAAATCCTCAAAAATGATTCCAG TTATGTTGATGGGTACTATAGTGTATGGTATAAGATACACTTTTCCAGAATACGTCTGTACATTCCTTGTTGCTGGAGGGGTATCAACATTTGCACTTTTAAAG ACTAGCTCAAAGACTATGAGCAAGTTAGCACATCCAAATGCTCCCCTTGGATATGGACTATGTTTCCTAAACCTTACATTTGATGGATTTACAAATGCAACTCAGGATTCCTTAAAAGCAAG GTACCCTAAAACAAGTGCTTGGAATATTATGTTGGGAATGAATTTATGGGGAACCATATACAATATGATTTACATGTTTGGCTGGCCCAGTGGAAGTGGATTTGAAGCTGTTCGCTTCTGCAAACAGCATCCAGAGGCAGCATGGGATATTCTTCTCTTCTGCTGTTGTGGTGCTGTGGGCCAAAACTTCATCTTTTTGACAATAAGCCGATTTGGCTCTTTGGCTAACACCACCATTACTACCACTCGCAAATTCGTTAGCATTGTGGTATCTTCTCTGTTGAGTGGAAATCCGCTTTCAACAAAACAATGGGGTTGTGTTTTTATGGTATTCACTGGATTGTCATACCAGATCTACCTCAAGTGGCAGAAGCTACAACGACTGCAGAAGAGAAAAGCCACTTGA
- the LOC112791908 gene encoding UDP-galactose/UDP-glucose transporter 3 isoform X2: MEAHGSGLRRLLVLGFCVAGIWSAYIYQGVLQETLSTKRFGPNGERFEHLAFLNLAQNVICLIWSYIMIKIWPSGSSGGAPWWSYWSCGITNTIGPAMGIEALKYISYPAQVLAKSSKMIPVMLMGTIVYGIRYTFPEYVCTFLVAGGVSTFALLKTSSKTMSKLAHPNAPLGYGLCFLNLTFDGFTNATQDSLKARYPKTSAWNIMLGMNLWGTIYNMIYMFGWPSGSGFEAVRFCKQHPEAAWDILLFCCCGAVGQNFIFLTISRFGSLANTTITTTRKFVSIVVSSLLSGNPLSTKQWGCVFMVFTGLSYQIYLKWQKLQRLQKRKAT, encoded by the exons ATGGAGGCTCACGGATCCGGTCTCCGCCGCCTCCTGGTTCTGGGGTTCTGTGTCGCCGGCATCTGGTCTGCCTACATCTACCAAGGCGTTCTTCAGGAAACTCT ATCCACAAAGCGGTTCGGTCCAAATGGCGAGAGGTTTGAGCACCTTGCATTTCTGAACTTGGCGCAGAATGTGATTTGTTTGATATGGTCTTACATAA tgATTAAGATATGGCCAAGTGGGAGTAGTGGTGGTGCACCTTGGTGGTCTTACTGGAGTTGTGGAATTACCAACACTATTGGTCCAGCGATGGGAATTGAAGCACTCAAGTATATTAGTTACCCGGCTCAG GTACTGGCAAAATCCTCAAAAATGATTCCAG TTATGTTGATGGGTACTATAGTGTATGGTATAAGATACACTTTTCCAGAATACGTCTGTACATTCCTTGTTGCTGGAGGGGTATCAACATTTGCACTTTTAAAG ACTAGCTCAAAGACTATGAGCAAGTTAGCACATCCAAATGCTCCCCTTGGATATGGACTATGTTTCCTAAACCTTACATTTGATGGATTTACAAATGCAACTCAGGATTCCTTAAAAGCAAG GTACCCTAAAACAAGTGCTTGGAATATTATGTTGGGAATGAATTTATGGGGAACCATATACAATATGATTTACATGTTTGGCTGGCCCAGTGGAAGTGGATTTGAAGCTGTTCGCTTCTGCAAACAGCATCCAGAGGCAGCATGGGATATTCTTCTCTTCTGCTGTTGTGGTGCTGTGGGCCAAAACTTCATCTTTTTGACAATAAGCCGATTTGGCTCTTTGGCTAACACCACCATTACTACCACTCGCAAATTCGTTAGCATTGTGGTATCTTCTCTGTTGAGTGGAAATCCGCTTTCAACAAAACAATGGGGTTGTGTTTTTATGGTATTCACTGGATTGTCATACCAGATCTACCTCAAGTGGCAGAAGCTACAACGACTGCAGAAGAGAAAAGCCACTTGA
- the LOC112791909 gene encoding transcription factor MYB88 isoform X2 has translation MKKQEEQCNRESKKKGHIVTWTQEEDDILREQIGIHGTENWAIIASKFKDKTTRQCRRRWYTYLNSDFKKGGWSPEEDMLLCEAQKLYGNRWTEIAKVVSGRTDNAVKNRFSTLCRKRQKYEALAKENSISSHINSNNKKIVFQHAYNTDATSESAISIKKMRRAHITDDGGKIKFGDRSHLRNGTLINQHPRTPFAVLAQNSQNINNLLDELQICNAKFSSSAQNNKTQGTFLKRDDPKIDALMQQAELLSSLAQNIDTEDMDQSLENTWKVLQEFLNRTKEANNLKCKIQGLKLADLKNMVEDLSSNEGGQPCWRQMDLYEDSPASSEYSTGSTILPLSAGDIMEHSSHRDIKTEMKTTQIEDKKEVDGCERGVLVTATLDQDMLPNSEEQINNDSTVSASSRVEFGSPVQVTPIFRSLAAGIPSPQFSESERNFLRKTLGVESPSLNPSAQPSQPPPCKRALLDSLQS, from the exons ATGAAGAAACAGGAAGAACAGTGTAACAGAGAATCTAAGAAGAAGGGTCACATTGTAACTTGGACTCAAGAG GAAGATGATATACTGAGAGAGCAGATTGGTATCCATGGAACTGAAAA TTGGGCAATTATTGCTTCTAAATTCAAGGACAAAACGACAAGACAGTGCAGAAGAAG ATGGTACACTTACTTGAATTCTGATTTCAAGAAAGGTGGATGGTCACCAGAGGAAGACATGCTTTTGTGTGAG GCTCAAAAATTATATGGCAACAGATGGACAGAAATAGCGAAAGTGGTTTCAGGAAG AACGGATAATGCTGTGAAAAATCGCTTCTCTACACTCTGCAGAAAGAGGCAAAAATATGAAGCTTTAGCTAAAGAGAACAGCATTTCATCACACATAAATTCAAATAACAAGAAAATTGTTTTCCAACATGCTTATAATACAGATGCAACATCAGAATCTGCTATATCTATCAAGAAAATGAG GAGGGCTCATATCACGGATGATGGAGGGAAGATCAAGTTTGGAGATAGATCACATTTGCGAAATGGAACTTTGATAAATCAGCATCCAAGGACACCATTCGCAGTAttagctcaaaactcacaaaacATAAACAATTTGCTAGACGAGCTTCAAATTTGCAATGCCAAGTTTAGTAGTTCTG CTCAAAATAATAAAACTCAAGGAACATTTCTAAAAAGGGATGACCCAAAAATAGATGCATTAATGCAACAAGCAGAGTTGCTTAGCTCACTAGCTCAAAATATTGATACAGAGGACATGGACCAAAGTCTTGAAAACACGTGGAAG GTTCTTCAAGAGTTTTTGAACCGAACCAAAGAAGCAAACAATTTGAAATGCAAGATTCAAGGTTTAAAGCTTGCTGATCTTAAAAATATGGTTGAAGACTTGAGTAGTAATGAGGGAGGCCAGCCATGTTGGAG GCAAATGGATCTGTATGAAGACTCTCCAGCCAGTTCTGAATACAGTACAGGATCAACTATCCTCCCTCTCTCAGCTGGTGACATTATGGAACACTCTTCACACCGGGATATAAAAACTGAAATGAAAACCACACAAATTGAAGATAAGAAAGAAGTAGATGGATGTGAGAGAGGTGTTCTAGTTACTGCAACCTTGGATCAAG ATATGCTGCCGAATTCGGAAGAACAAATAAACAATGATAGCACTGTTTCTGCCTCATCAAGAGTGGAGTTTGGTTCCCCTGTTCAAGTAACTCCGATATTCAGATCTTTGGCTGCAGGGATTCCCAGCCCACAATTTTCGGAAAGT GAAAGGAACTTCTTAAGGAAAACACTAGGAGTGGAGTCTCCATCTCTCAACCCAAGTGCTCAACCATCACAACCGCCACCCTGCAAAAGAGCCCTACTAGACAGTTTACAATCCTAG
- the LOC112791909 gene encoding transcription factor MYB88 isoform X1, with protein sequence MKKQEEQCNRESKKKGHIVTWTQEEDDILREQIGIHGTENWAIIASKFKDKTTRQCRRRWYTYLNSDFKKGGWSPEEDMLLCEAQKLYGNRWTEIAKVVSGRTDNAVKNRFSTLCRKRQKYEALAKENSISSHINSNNKKIVFQHAYNTDATSESAISIKKMRRAHITDDGGKIKFGDRSHLRNGTLINQHPRTPFAVLAQNSQNINNLLDELQICNAKFSSSAQNNKTQGTFLKRDDPKIDALMQQAELLSSLAQNIDTEDMDQSLENTWKVLQEFLNRTKEANNLKCKIQGLKLADLKNMVEDLSSNEGGQPCWRQMDLYEDSPASSEYSTGSTILPLSAGDIMEHSSHRDIKTEMKTTQIEDKKEVDGCERGVLVTATLDQVDMLPNSEEQINNDSTVSASSRVEFGSPVQVTPIFRSLAAGIPSPQFSESERNFLRKTLGVESPSLNPSAQPSQPPPCKRALLDSLQS encoded by the exons ATGAAGAAACAGGAAGAACAGTGTAACAGAGAATCTAAGAAGAAGGGTCACATTGTAACTTGGACTCAAGAG GAAGATGATATACTGAGAGAGCAGATTGGTATCCATGGAACTGAAAA TTGGGCAATTATTGCTTCTAAATTCAAGGACAAAACGACAAGACAGTGCAGAAGAAG ATGGTACACTTACTTGAATTCTGATTTCAAGAAAGGTGGATGGTCACCAGAGGAAGACATGCTTTTGTGTGAG GCTCAAAAATTATATGGCAACAGATGGACAGAAATAGCGAAAGTGGTTTCAGGAAG AACGGATAATGCTGTGAAAAATCGCTTCTCTACACTCTGCAGAAAGAGGCAAAAATATGAAGCTTTAGCTAAAGAGAACAGCATTTCATCACACATAAATTCAAATAACAAGAAAATTGTTTTCCAACATGCTTATAATACAGATGCAACATCAGAATCTGCTATATCTATCAAGAAAATGAG GAGGGCTCATATCACGGATGATGGAGGGAAGATCAAGTTTGGAGATAGATCACATTTGCGAAATGGAACTTTGATAAATCAGCATCCAAGGACACCATTCGCAGTAttagctcaaaactcacaaaacATAAACAATTTGCTAGACGAGCTTCAAATTTGCAATGCCAAGTTTAGTAGTTCTG CTCAAAATAATAAAACTCAAGGAACATTTCTAAAAAGGGATGACCCAAAAATAGATGCATTAATGCAACAAGCAGAGTTGCTTAGCTCACTAGCTCAAAATATTGATACAGAGGACATGGACCAAAGTCTTGAAAACACGTGGAAG GTTCTTCAAGAGTTTTTGAACCGAACCAAAGAAGCAAACAATTTGAAATGCAAGATTCAAGGTTTAAAGCTTGCTGATCTTAAAAATATGGTTGAAGACTTGAGTAGTAATGAGGGAGGCCAGCCATGTTGGAG GCAAATGGATCTGTATGAAGACTCTCCAGCCAGTTCTGAATACAGTACAGGATCAACTATCCTCCCTCTCTCAGCTGGTGACATTATGGAACACTCTTCACACCGGGATATAAAAACTGAAATGAAAACCACACAAATTGAAGATAAGAAAGAAGTAGATGGATGTGAGAGAGGTGTTCTAGTTACTGCAACCTTGGATCAAG TAGATATGCTGCCGAATTCGGAAGAACAAATAAACAATGATAGCACTGTTTCTGCCTCATCAAGAGTGGAGTTTGGTTCCCCTGTTCAAGTAACTCCGATATTCAGATCTTTGGCTGCAGGGATTCCCAGCCCACAATTTTCGGAAAGT GAAAGGAACTTCTTAAGGAAAACACTAGGAGTGGAGTCTCCATCTCTCAACCCAAGTGCTCAACCATCACAACCGCCACCCTGCAAAAGAGCCCTACTAGACAGTTTACAATCCTAG